The nucleotide window CAGGTGATGCAACGTCGCCTTGCTCCCGATCTCATCGGCACAGTGGCGGAACGCGCGTGTCAGGGCACTCCTGCTCACGGGATTGCCCCGGCGCGTCAGGAAGACGACATCTCGTGCGTGCTCGTCCGCGGGCTGGGGCCGCTCCGTCAGGATGTACCACTGCGTCGCCTCGATCAGTTTGGCTGGTGCCTGGATGGTCTGCAGCCGAGATCCCTTGCGAAGAAGCTCGATTGGAACGAGTCCTCCGCCCTGCATGGCGACCTGGTTCGACGTGGGCAGGTCCCTGATCTTCAGGGAACATGCTTCGAACCGGCGTGTGCCGGTGGCGATGCACCACTGAAACAGCAGGCGGTAGCGCGCTGGAGTGACGGTGAACAGTCGCGAGATCTCCTCGATGCTCAACACCTTCGGCAGTCTCTTGTCCACGCGTGGTGCGATGGGGTTGCTGCTTCGAGCTCTGACGCCGGTTGCCCATGATGGCGCGCCCGACGCACGCCCGGCGGACCTTTCGAGCAGGAATGTGCCCAGGGCCGATTGCATCACGCCGCGCCGCGCCCCCCAGGTATGGAACTGTGCTGCCACTACCACCCGATGGTTGGCGGTTGACGAGGCGTACTGCAGCCTTCGTTCACCGTGGCGTCCGTTGATCAGATGGTTCTTGTAGAGCCCGAGGTGTTCCTCCGTGACCTGCACAAGCTCCGTCTTGCAGCGTTGCAGAAAGTGCAGCCAGGGAATCAGCGCTTCGGCATACGTGCGCACCGTGTCGCCTGTGACGCTGCGACTCACCAACGCGGTCTCTGTCAGGAATGCACACGGCAACTCCAGCGGCAGGCCATCCCCATCGACGATGAAGGCCAAGGGCCCCACGTCGAAGTAATGCATCAGGTCGGCATCTGCTTTCTCGCCTTCTGTCAGTTCAACTACCGACTCTCGGCTATTGAAATCCTTTCGAGGATTGACGAGCAATACCTTCAATTCACTGTCGTGCATTTTCTC belongs to Acidovorax sp. YS12 and includes:
- a CDS encoding tyrosine-type recombinase/integrase, whose translation is MHDSELKVLLVNPRKDFNSRESVVELTEGEKADADLMHYFDVGPLAFIVDGDGLPLELPCAFLTETALVSRSVTGDTVRTYAEALIPWLHFLQRCKTELVQVTEEHLGLYKNHLINGRHGERRLQYASSTANHRVVVAAQFHTWGARRGVMQSALGTFLLERSAGRASGAPSWATGVRARSSNPIAPRVDKRLPKVLSIEEISRLFTVTPARYRLLFQWCIATGTRRFEACSLKIRDLPTSNQVAMQGGGLVPIELLRKGSRLQTIQAPAKLIEATQWYILTERPQPADEHARDVVFLTRRGNPVSRSALTRAFRHCADEIGSKATLHHLRHTFAVQVLNALENYQGKGKPMNSIKTLQVLLGHANIATTEIYLRAVEANSDAVLDALDFLYGSAL